One Archangium violaceum genomic window, GGGGAGATAGTCCCGGAACTGTTGCAACAGCTTTTCCAGAATGGTGGACGCACCGGCCTCGTCCCCTCCCTCGATGCGATGGAGCGCTTCCGTGTGGAGGAGCACGGGAGAGGGAGGAGGAGGAGGCCGCGGCGCGGGAGGCGGGGTCGCGCGAGCGGACACCTTGACGGGCTCGGGCTCGCGCACGACGGCCTTGGGAGGCGGCGCCAGCTCCTTGGGCGTCGGGCGGCGGAAGGCCTGCAGCTCCGGAGGCCCCACGCGAACCAGCCCCGCGGGCGGATGGTCCACCTCCACCGTCCCCAGCAGCAGGTGGCCGCCCGGCACGAGCGCGCGCGCCAGATGCCCCAGCGCCGTCTGCACCGCGTCCGGGGAGAAATACGTCAGCACGTTGCGGCAGAAGATGACGTCGAAACGGCCGTGGGAGTCCGGCAGCGGCTCCAGCAGGTTGGCCTGGGCGAAGCGCGTGACGGCGCGCACCGGGTCGAGGATGCTCACCCTCCCCTCGGCGACCTCCACATAGAGGGGATGGAGCAGGGGCCCGGCCTCGCGGCGGGACCAGTTGCCGTACACCCCCCGGCGAGCGGCCTCCAGGCGCCCCTCGTGCAGGTCGGTGCCGAGCACCTCCACGCGCACGCCCTGGGGCACAGTCCCCAGCAGGCACGCGGCGATGGAATAGGTCTCCTCCCCCGAGGCGCACCCGGCACTCCAGCCGCGCAGGACGGAGTTGCCCCGGCGCAGCGCCGCGGGCACCGCCTCCGAGGCGAGGAACCGGAACTGCTCCGGGTGACGGAAGAAGTACGTCTCCCCCACCAGCACGGCGTCCAGCAGGGCTCGCGCCAGCGGAGCGCCGGGACGCTGCAGTTCCGCCAGCAGATCCGAGGCGGAACGGCCCCGGGCCAGCTCCGCGCGCACGACGCGATCCACCGCCGAGGGTGAGATGGCCGTGTCACGGAAGCCCGTGCACGACGAGACGACTTCACGCGCCCGCGCGAGCACCTGCTGAGGCTCCACCCCCGAACTCATGCGCTGCGCTCCACCCCCGCCGGCCGCAGCACATGTACCGCCTCGCGCAGCAGCTCCTGGGTGGCGAAAGCCCTGGGATCGAAAATGGGCACCGAGCGATCACCCGCCCGTAGCATGCCCATGAGGGTGTCCCGGAGCTGACCGTGCTCGGCGCCACCCACGCGCTCGCGCCGCTCGATCTCCGAGGACTGATACTCCTCCGGGTCCTGCACCGCGTCCACGCTCAGCGCCAGCTGCAGACCGTCGATCTCCAGGATGACGAGCTTGCGCTCCTCGACGGTCTCCTGGTGCGCCACGTCCAGCCGGCGCGCCAGGTCCAGCACGCACACCGGCTGGCCCCGCAGCTCGAAGAACTCGGAGATGTACCCCGGCCCCAACGGCAGCGGACGCGTGGCGGGCTGGAGGATGACCTGGCGCACGGCGTCCAGGGGGATGGCGAACTCCAACCCCCCCACCGTGAGCCGCAGCAGGGCCATGGAGCCCTGCCGCGCACGGCGCCGCGCGTTGGCCAGTGCGTTCTCCACCGCGCTCAACAACTCATCGGCCCGGAAGGGCTTGGCCAGGAAGAGCTCCGCGCCAAGTCCCAGACACGCCTCCGCCCGACCCACCTCCGAGGAGATGATGATGACGGGGATGGAAGAGGTGGTGGGGTCCGCCTTGAGTCGCTTGAGGACCTCGTCACCATCCATCTCGGGCATGGAGAGGTCCAGAAGGATGGCCGCGGGCTGCACGCGGTTCACCTTCTCGAGCGCCTCCTTGCCATTGCTCGCGGTGTTCAGCGCGTAATGGCCGGAGAGGATCGCGCGCTCGAGCGCGAGGATGGCATCACTGTCATCGACGAGGAGCAGGGACGGGAGGCTCACGGCTCGGCTCTCAGTTCTGCGCCAGGAACTTGCGCACGGTCTCTGTCAGGTCGTGATGCGAGACCGGCTTGTTGATGAACGCATTGGCACCGGCGTCGACCCCGCGCTGACGCAGGTCCCCGCCCCGTTCACCCGTGAGAAGGATGACCGGGACGTCGCGCACTTGAGCCAGGGGGCTCGCGCGAACCTGCTTCACGAAGGTGATGCCGTCCATACCAGGCATGTTGATATCGGCGATGACGAGCTTGACCGGCACAAGCCGGAGCAATTGCAACGCGCGCGTCGCATCCTCTGCCTCGACGAACCCCATCTTCAGGTTCATGAGGTAGATCTTGAGGATGTTACGTACGGTCGGGCTGTCATCCACGAGGAGGATGTTGGCGCTCAAACCCAGGCTCCTCCCGGGCTCGAAGGATTCGGGACCCGGGTGAAGGAAACGGTGAGACTGTAGCGTGACCTCGCCTTCCAGCAAAAGCCGGGGCGATCGAATCCTGAACACCAGAGGGAAAAGCGAGCTCCTCCCCCCGTACAGCGATCAGCCGGCCGAGGTAGGAGCGCCGGCATCCCCTCCCCCCTCCTTGTCCTCGTTCGGGTCCACTGGCGGTGCGCCAATGGCGTGGTAGCCACCGTCCACGTGCACCATTTCGCCCGTGGTGGAAGGTAGCCAGTCCGAAAGGAGCGCACACGCAGTGCGAGCCACCATGTCGTGGCTCTTGCGGGCGTCCCACCCCAGGGGTGCCTGGGTGCCCCAGCCCTTCTCCAGGGACTTGAAGCCGGGGATGCCCTTGGCGGCCACGGTGGCCAGCGGGCCGGCGGCCAGGGCGTTGACCCGGATGCCCTTGGGGCCGAGGTCCCTCGCCAGGTAGCGCACGGTGGCCTCCAGGGCCGCCTTGCACACCCCCATCCAGTCGTAGATGGGCCAGGCCACGCGGTTGTCGAAGTCCAGCGTGACGATGGAGCCGCCCTGCGGCATCAGCGGCATCACCGCCACGGACAGCTCCTTGAGGGAGAAGGCCGAGATGCGGAACGCGGTCTGGACGCTCTCCCAGGGAGTGTTGAGGAAGTTGCCGCCGAGCGCGTCCTCGGGGGCGTAGGCGATGGAGTGCAGCACGCCATCCACCCGGCCCCAGCGCTGGCGCAGCGACTCGGTGAGGGCGGAGAAATGGGCGGGGTTGGTGACGTCCAGCTCCAGCACCTCGGTGCCCGCCTTGAGACGCTTCGCGCTCCGCTCCGTGAGCGAGCGCGCCCGGCCGAATCCGGTGAGGAGGATGTCAGCCCCCTGCTCCAGCGCGTGCTCGGCCACACCGTAGGCGAGCGACTGGGGGGTGAGCACTCCGGTGATGAGGAGCTTCTTGCCCTGCAGCAGCATGCATAGGCCTTTCTGGCTAAAGAGAGAGAAGTCCGGGGGGTTTATCACCCGGAAGCCCGGGTAGGCCAGGAAGTCACCCGGGTCCCGCGCCCCGCCCGGGGAGCCCAACGGATGAAGTTGCGCTCACGCAGCGCATGAATCCTGCTGCTCCCCCTAGCCAGGAAAGGCTGGAAGGGGGGCGCGCCTTATCAACAAATCGTGCCGAAAACCCCCCAACGGGGCGGCCTTCCAGTAAAAGACGACACGCCATGGCGAATTTCCAGGACTCGTACCTCTCCGGCGGAAACATCGACTTCATCGAGGGGCTCTACGCGCGCTACCTCGAGGATCCGTCCAGCGTGGACCCGAGCTGGCGCGAGCTGTTCCAGCGCAACGACGGCGCCGGCCGACCCATCTTCAACTCCACCCTGCTCGAGCCACCCGCGCCCGTGGTTCCGGGCAAGGACGGCAGGGGCAACAAGCCCGCCGCCGCGGTCGCACTGGCCCCGCAGACGGCCGCCACGGTCGCCTTCGAGCAGGACATGAAGCTGCAGGCCCGGGTGGACCAGACCATCTCGGCCTTCCGGCTGCGCGGACACCTGCGCGCCCGCCTGGATCCGCTCGGACGTCCCCGCCCGACGCTGGACCACGTGGCCGACGTGGGCATGGTGGACGAGAAGCACTTCTCCGCCGCCGAGCTGGAGCAGCTGGTGGAGAGCTCCAACGTCTTCCCCGAGGCGCGCGTCAAGCTCAAGGACCTGCTCGGCCGGCTGCGCCGCACGTACACCGCCTCCATCGGCGTCGAGTACATGCAGATGCTCGACAGCGAGCGGCGGCGCTGGCTGATGCGGCGCATGGAGCACGCGGAGAACCGCACGGAGTTCTCCGTGGAGGACCAGCGCCACATCCTCACCCGGCTGTCCTACGCCGAGGGCTTCGAGAACTTCCTGCACACCAAGTTCATCGGCGCCAAGCGCTTCGCGCTCGACGGCGGCGAGGCGCTGGTGCCCATGTTGGATGCCGTGCTCGAGGTGGGCGGCGGCATGGGGCTCAAGGAGGTCGTCATCGGCATGGCCCACCGCGGCCGCCTCAACGTGCTGACGAACATCCTGGGCAAGCAGCCCGCGCAGATCTTCAGCGAGTTCGAGGGCCCGCAGGATCCCAAGCAGCACATGGGCCGCGGCGACGTGAAGTACCACATGGGTTTCAGCTCGGACCATGCCACGCGCACCGGGCAGAGCATCCACCTGTCGCTGGCCTTCAACCCCAGCCACCTCGAGGCGGTGGACCCGGTGGTGGAGGGGCGCGTGCGCGCCAAGCAGGATCGCAGCGGGGACACCGAGCGCACCAAGGTGATGCCGCTGCTCATCCACGGTGACGCGGCCTTCATCGGCCAGGGCGTGGTGGCCGAGACGCTCAACCTCGCCGGGCTCGAGGGCTACAAGACGGGCGGCACCCTGCACGTCGTCATCAACAACCAGGTGGGCTTCACCACCGACCCGCAGGAGTCGCGCAGCTCCATCTACTCCACGGCGCTCGCCCAGATGCTGGACGTGCCCGTCTTCCACGTGAACGGGGATGACCCCGAGGCGTGCGTCCACGTGGCGCGCCTGGTCGCCGAGTACCGGCAGACCTTCAAGAGCGACGTCGTCATCGACCTGGTGTGCTACCGCCGCTACGGCCACAACGAGGGCGATGACCCCTCGTTCACGCAGCCGGAGATGTACGAGATCATCCGCAAGCACCCGACCGTGCGGACGATCTACGCGCAGCAGCTGGCGGAGAAGGGCCGCCTCCCCGCGGAGGAGTCCGAGGCGATCAAGCAGCGCTGCATGCAGGAGTTCGACGCGGCGCTCACCCGCGCCCGCGCGCACAGCGAGTTCAAGGAGCCGAGCGCGCTCGAGGGCCTGTGGAAGCCCTACAAGGGCGGGCTCCACAAGAGCGCCCCGCAGGTGACCACGGCGGTGGACAAGGAGACGCTGCGCGCGGCCCTGAAGAAGCTGGCCGAGGTGCCCGAGGGCTTCAACGTCCACCGCGACGTGGAGCGCACGGTGCTCAAGAAGCGCCAGGGCATGCTCCAGTCGGAGGAGCTGCAGTGGAGCGAGGGCGAGTCGCTGGCCTACGCCACGCTGCTCTCCGAGGGCTACACCATCCGCCTGAGCGGCCAGGACTGCGAGCGCGGCACCTTCAGCCACCGCCACGCCGTGCTGCACGACGTGAAGACGGGCGACGAGTTCGTCCCCCTGCGGCAGTTCCCCACCGGCAGGGCCCGCTTCGACGTCTTCAACAGCCCGCTGTCGGAGATGGGCGTGCTGGGCTTCGAGTACGGCTACAGCCTCGACGTGCCGGACGGCCTCATCCTCTGGGAGGCCCAGTTCGGTGACTTCGCCAACGGCGCGCAGATCATCATCGACCAGTTCATCGCCGCGGCGGAGACCAAGTGGCGGCGGCTCAGCGGCATCACCCTGCTCCTGCCGCACGGCTACGAGGGCCAGGGCCCGGAGCACTCCAGCGCGCGTCTGGAGCGCTTCCTCAACCTGTCCGCCGAGGACAACATCCAGGTCGTCTACCCCACCACGCCCGCGCAGATCTTCCACCTGCTGCGGCGCCAGGTGCTGCGCCCGCTGCGCAAGCCGCTCGTGATCATGTCGCCCAAGAGCCTGCTGCGCCGCCCCGAGGCGACGAGCAAGCTGGACGAGCTGGCCACCGGCACCTTCCAGGAGGTCATCCTGGACAAGGTGGACCCGGCCGGCGTGACGCGGCTGCTCCTGTGCTCGGGCAAGGTCTACTACGACCTGGTCAAGGCCCGGGACGAGCGCAAGGACGACTCCATCGCCATCGTGCGCGTGGAGCAGCTCTACCCGTTCCCCTTCGACGAGCTGGCAGGCCTCGTCGCGAAGATGCCGAAGCTCACCGAGCTCTTCTGGGTGCAAGAGGAGCCCCGGAACTCGGGCGCCTGGCACTTCATGTTCCCCCGCCTGCACGACCTGGCCGCCGCGCGGAACCAGGGCGGTCCGCTGAAGCTGGGCTACATCGGACGCGCGGAAGCCGCCAGCCCCGCCACCGGCTTCCCGCAGACGCACAACCTGGAGCAGCAGCTCATCGTCGAGGAAGCCATCCTCCGAGGAACCAAGAATGGCCGTTGAACTGAAAGTCCCGCCCCTGGGCGAGTCCATCACTGAAGCCGTCGTCGGGAAGTGGAACAAGAAGAAGGGTGACGCGGTGTCCGCCGACGAGCCCCTCGTCGTCCTGGAGACCGACAAGGTCACCATCGACGTGCCCGCTCCCGCCGCCGGCGCCATCGCCACCATCGCCTTCAACGAGGGCGACAAGGTGCGCGTGGGTGACGTGCTGGGCACCATCGAGGCCGGCGCTGGCGCCACCGCCACCGCGCCGCAGACCCCCGCTCCCGCTCCCGCTCCCGCCCCCGTGGCCGCCGCTCCCGCCGCGGCCTCTTCCGCCGCGGCCGACGTCCGCATGACGCCCACCGCCCGGAAGATCGTCGAGGAGAACAAGCTGGACGTGGCCCAGCTCAAGGGCTCCGGCACCGGCGGCCGCATCACCAAGGAGGACGCGCTCGGTCAGCTCAACCGCCCGGCCGAGGCCCCCGCCCAGCGTGCTCCGGCTCCGGCCCCCGCTCCCTCCGGCCCGCGCCCGCGCGCCGACCGCGAGGAGCGCGTGAAGATGACGCCGCTGCGCCGCCGCGTCGCCGAGCGCCTCGTCCAGGCCCAGTCCACCGCCGCCATCCTCACCACCTTCAACGAGGTGGACATGGGCGCGGTGATGGACCTGCGCAAGCAGCACCAGGAGAAGTTCCTGGCCCGTCACGGCGTGAAGCTCGGCTTCATGAGCTTCTTCATCCGCGCCGCCGTCGAGGCCCTCAAGGCCTTCCCCCAGGTCAACGCGGAGATCGACGGCGACGACGTCGTCTTCAAGCACTACTACGACATCGGCGTGGCGGTGAGCGGCAGCCGCGGCCTGGTGGTCCCCGTCGTGCGCGACGCCGACACCCTGTCCATGGCCGAGCTGGAGAAGAAGGTCGGCGACTACGGCGTCCGGGCGCGCAGCGACAAGCTCACGCTCGCCGAGCTGCAGGGCGGCACCTTCACCATCACCAACGGCGGCATCTTCGGCTC contains:
- a CDS encoding CheR family methyltransferase; translated protein: MSSGVEPQQVLARAREVVSSCTGFRDTAISPSAVDRVVRAELARGRSASDLLAELQRPGAPLARALLDAVLVGETYFFRHPEQFRFLASEAVPAALRRGNSVLRGWSAGCASGEETYSIAACLLGTVPQGVRVEVLGTDLHEGRLEAARRGVYGNWSRREAGPLLHPLYVEVAEGRVSILDPVRAVTRFAQANLLEPLPDSHGRFDVIFCRNVLTYFSPDAVQTALGHLARALVPGGHLLLGTVEVDHPPAGLVRVGPPELQAFRRPTPKELAPPPKAVVREPEPVKVSARATPPPAPRPPPPPSPVLLHTEALHRIEGGDEAGASTILEKLLQQFRDYLPGMLELALLRERAGAREAAFALMHTVRDNAARLPPDQIIEGPEPLPARFYRASADAFLTLGAIE
- a CDS encoding response regulator, which encodes MSANILLVDDSPTVRNILKIYLMNLKMGFVEAEDATRALQLLRLVPVKLVIADINMPGMDGITFVKQVRASPLAQVRDVPVILLTGERGGDLRQRGVDAGANAFINKPVSHHDLTETVRKFLAQN
- a CDS encoding 2-oxoglutarate dehydrogenase E1 component, with translation MANFQDSYLSGGNIDFIEGLYARYLEDPSSVDPSWRELFQRNDGAGRPIFNSTLLEPPAPVVPGKDGRGNKPAAAVALAPQTAATVAFEQDMKLQARVDQTISAFRLRGHLRARLDPLGRPRPTLDHVADVGMVDEKHFSAAELEQLVESSNVFPEARVKLKDLLGRLRRTYTASIGVEYMQMLDSERRRWLMRRMEHAENRTEFSVEDQRHILTRLSYAEGFENFLHTKFIGAKRFALDGGEALVPMLDAVLEVGGGMGLKEVVIGMAHRGRLNVLTNILGKQPAQIFSEFEGPQDPKQHMGRGDVKYHMGFSSDHATRTGQSIHLSLAFNPSHLEAVDPVVEGRVRAKQDRSGDTERTKVMPLLIHGDAAFIGQGVVAETLNLAGLEGYKTGGTLHVVINNQVGFTTDPQESRSSIYSTALAQMLDVPVFHVNGDDPEACVHVARLVAEYRQTFKSDVVIDLVCYRRYGHNEGDDPSFTQPEMYEIIRKHPTVRTIYAQQLAEKGRLPAEESEAIKQRCMQEFDAALTRARAHSEFKEPSALEGLWKPYKGGLHKSAPQVTTAVDKETLRAALKKLAEVPEGFNVHRDVERTVLKKRQGMLQSEELQWSEGESLAYATLLSEGYTIRLSGQDCERGTFSHRHAVLHDVKTGDEFVPLRQFPTGRARFDVFNSPLSEMGVLGFEYGYSLDVPDGLILWEAQFGDFANGAQIIIDQFIAAAETKWRRLSGITLLLPHGYEGQGPEHSSARLERFLNLSAEDNIQVVYPTTPAQIFHLLRRQVLRPLRKPLVIMSPKSLLRRPEATSKLDELATGTFQEVILDKVDPAGVTRLLLCSGKVYYDLVKARDERKDDSIAIVRVEQLYPFPFDELAGLVAKMPKLTELFWVQEEPRNSGAWHFMFPRLHDLAAARNQGGPLKLGYIGRAEAASPATGFPQTHNLEQQLIVEEAILRGTKNGR
- the fabI gene encoding enoyl-ACP reductase FabI, with protein sequence MLLQGKKLLITGVLTPQSLAYGVAEHALEQGADILLTGFGRARSLTERSAKRLKAGTEVLELDVTNPAHFSALTESLRQRWGRVDGVLHSIAYAPEDALGGNFLNTPWESVQTAFRISAFSLKELSVAVMPLMPQGGSIVTLDFDNRVAWPIYDWMGVCKAALEATVRYLARDLGPKGIRVNALAAGPLATVAAKGIPGFKSLEKGWGTQAPLGWDARKSHDMVARTACALLSDWLPSTTGEMVHVDGGYHAIGAPPVDPNEDKEGGGDAGAPTSAG
- a CDS encoding response regulator translates to MSLPSLLLVDDSDAILALERAILSGHYALNTASNGKEALEKVNRVQPAAILLDLSMPEMDGDEVLKRLKADPTTSSIPVIIISSEVGRAEACLGLGAELFLAKPFRADELLSAVENALANARRRARQGSMALLRLTVGGLEFAIPLDAVRQVILQPATRPLPLGPGYISEFFELRGQPVCVLDLARRLDVAHQETVEERKLVILEIDGLQLALSVDAVQDPEEYQSSEIERRERVGGAEHGQLRDTLMGMLRAGDRSVPIFDPRAFATQELLREAVHVLRPAGVERSA
- the odhB gene encoding 2-oxoglutarate dehydrogenase complex dihydrolipoyllysine-residue succinyltransferase, coding for MAVELKVPPLGESITEAVVGKWNKKKGDAVSADEPLVVLETDKVTIDVPAPAAGAIATIAFNEGDKVRVGDVLGTIEAGAGATATAPQTPAPAPAPAPVAAAPAAASSAAADVRMTPTARKIVEENKLDVAQLKGSGTGGRITKEDALGQLNRPAEAPAQRAPAPAPAPSGPRPRADREERVKMTPLRRRVAERLVQAQSTAAILTTFNEVDMGAVMDLRKQHQEKFLARHGVKLGFMSFFIRAAVEALKAFPQVNAEIDGDDVVFKHYYDIGVAVSGSRGLVVPVVRDADTLSMAELEKKVGDYGVRARSDKLTLAELQGGTFTITNGGIFGSMLSTPIINPPQTGILGMHNIVERPVARNGQVVIRPIMYLALSYDHRLIDGREAVQFLVRVKDCIEDPTRLLLEI